CGCCGTGTACTGCCTGCCGGGGCGCTCGCGCCGGGTGGTGGTGTCCTCGGGCGCGGTCGAGATGCTGACGCGGCCCCAACTGGCCGCGGCGCTCGCCCACGAGCGGGCCCACATCGACGGCCGGCACCACCTGCTGGTCGCCGCGGCCGGGGCGTACTCGGGGAGGGTGTTCCGCAGGCTGCCGCTGGCCCGGATCGGCGGGAGGGCGGTACCGCTCCTCCTGGAGATGGCCGCCGACGACCGTGCGCTGCGCGGCTGTTCCCGTGACGCGCTGGCCCACGCGCTGTACGCGCTGGCCGCCGGGCGGGCGCCGCACAGGGCGTTCGCGGCGGGCGGCCCCTCGGCCGCGCTGCGCATGAGCCGCATCCTGGCGCCGCCCGCCCCCGGCCGTCCGGTGCTGCGCGGGCTGCTCGCGGTGGCCTCGGTGGTGTCGGTGGTCGCGCCGCTGGTCTTCGCCTGCTGCTCGGTCCCGGGATAGCCGCCGCCCCGATCCCCGCATTTACTAAGCGAATTCGTAGATTTCTCGTCGCCACCGGCCACTTGAATTCCCCGCTATTGTGGGCGCGTACGGGCCGAGGACCGGGACGGCGAGGGGTGCGGGACGAATGCTGCTGGCTGACGTGCGATCGGCAGCGCCCGGTGACGCGACGGCGATATCCCGGCTGCTGGGAGCCTCGATTCGACAGGGGTACGGCGCCGCGCTCGGGGAAATCCGGACCGCGCGCCTGGTGTCGGACCAATGCTCCCTGCCCCTGATAAGAGCGGAAATTGAAATTCCCGGCGGTGCGCCCGGCCGGCTCGGCTGGCTGGTGGCGGCCGATGCCGACGGGCAGGTCGTGGGGGCCGTCTCGGGCGGTGTCCCCGTCGCCGCCGAAGGCGAGCTGTACTCCCTGTGCGTGGCCGCGGAGCGGCGCCGCGGCGGGATCGGGACGGCGTTGCTGGCGGCGGCGACGGAGCGCATGCGGCCGTACGGGGCGACCTCGCAGTGGATCGGCCTCCCCACCGGACTGCCCGCCGGAGCCGACCCCGCCCTCGCCTTCCTCACCCGGCACGGCTTCACCGGCGCCACCCCGCTGCGCCTGCGCCGCACGCTCTGACGCCCGCCGCTCCCGCGGCCCGTGGCAGATCCACGCCATCGCGTGTTCACGCAGCCCGTTCCCCTGGTCGGGGACCCCGCTCCCAGGACAGGATTTCCCCAGCGGCGCGGTCCCGGCGGCACGGGCGCCACGCCTCGGACGGCCGGACCGAGCGAGCCCCTGGAGGAGCGATGCACACAC
This Streptomyces sp. NBC_00539 DNA region includes the following protein-coding sequences:
- a CDS encoding M56 family metallopeptidase — encoded protein: MNHHVLPPLGLALVTGLVLPWLLVRARWAQQAPRLALAVWIACGTVFALAAAMLPAQLLLPAHTSHRLVDLALTLRLPSPRRLAAGSAREFLAAGAALAVAALPATGFVRELVRARRARTRHAELLRLVGRPDPHLGVTVLEDARPAVYCLPGRSRRVVVSSGAVEMLTRPQLAAALAHERAHIDGRHHLLVAAAGAYSGRVFRRLPLARIGGRAVPLLLEMAADDRALRGCSRDALAHALYALAAGRAPHRAFAAGGPSAALRMSRILAPPAPGRPVLRGLLAVASVVSVVAPLVFACCSVPG
- a CDS encoding GNAT family N-acetyltransferase, producing the protein MLLADVRSAAPGDATAISRLLGASIRQGYGAALGEIRTARLVSDQCSLPLIRAEIEIPGGAPGRLGWLVAADADGQVVGAVSGGVPVAAEGELYSLCVAAERRRGGIGTALLAAATERMRPYGATSQWIGLPTGLPAGADPALAFLTRHGFTGATPLRLRRTL